TGCACTTGTGGGGCCGCTCGCCGGTGTGGGTGGTGCGGTGGCGGGTGAGGTGGGCGGCGCGGGCGAAGCTCTTGCCGCAGTCGCCGCAGGCGAAGGGCCGCTCGCCCGTGTGGGTGAGGCGGTGGCGGGTGAGGTGGGCGGCGCGGGTGAAGGCTTTGCCGCAGAGGCCGCAGGCGAAGGGCCGCTCGCCCGTGTGGGTGCCGCGGTGGCGGGTGAGGTGGGCGCTGCGGCGGAAAGCTTTGCCGCAGCAGCCGCAGCGGTAGGGCCGCTCGCCCGAGTGGGTCTCGCGGTGGCGGGCCAGGTGGGCGCTGCGCCCGAAGGCTTTGCCGCACCGCTCGCAGGCGTAGGGCCGCGGCGCAGGCGGCGGGGTGCCGGCGCGCTCCGGGGCTGCCGCGCCACCCCCGTGGGTGCCCAGATGCCGCGTCAGGTGGGAGCTCCGGCGGAAACCTTTCCCGCAGTACGGGCACGCGTTGGGCTTCTCCCCCATGGCGCCGGCGGTGGCACCTCTGCAGGCCTGGGTGAGGAGAGAGTGGCACAAACTGGGGTTACTGGAGTGACTGGGGTTGGCACTTTTATTCCCAGCCCTCTCCGCGCTGCCCCGAAGCACCAGAGTTTCGGCCCTGCTGTAGGATTTTCTTATCCCCTTAGGCAAATTTCATCCCCTGATGCCCCGTTTTGGAACCGCTCCCAAGTGGCACCCCCAAGGCCCCCCCAGATTTCAGCCACTGCTGCCCAAACTTGTCCCTCGGGGCTGAAATTTGTCCCTGCTGCCCAATCTTGTCCCCGCGCTCTCCTACTTTGTCCCCCTGCCGCTGGGTTTTCCACCTCGCAGGCAAATTTTATCCCCCGTTAGCCAATTTTATCCCaaaattttattccaaaattttGTCCCCGCTGCCCAATGTCAGGAGCTCGACATCACCTCGGCACTGGGGGtgcccccctttccccccccccccagtttcaAGGGATCCCCATGCTCATCCCCTCCCCCGTTCCTAGTTTGGGAAGGGGGGTCTTGCCTCCCTCATTCCCAGTTTGAGGgatttcccctctcccccattCCCAGTCTGGGTGATTTCTGTCTGCAttctcagtgtgtgtgtgggggggatttctccccctcccctaTTCCCAGTTTGCGGGGGGGGGTCACTCATCCCCTCCCAGTTTGCAGGTTTGTCTCTCTTGTCCCATTCTCAGTTTAGCAGGGTCTTCCCCTCCCCCGTTCCCAGTTTGAGCACCTCTCCACCCCTCCCCGGCTCCCAGTTCGAGGATGGGAGTTCCGTCCACATTCCCAGTTTgcggaggggggagggggagtcTCCCCTTCCAGCGCTCCCAGTTCGGAGCTGcccagcccctctcctgctcccagTCCAGAGATCCCAGCGGCCACCCCTCCCCCATCTGCAGCGCCGGCcgtgggggggggaggggaggctcCCGCTGCCCCTCCCCCACCCTGCACCGCACCCCTCCCCCATCGGCCCCCCACTCCCTTCACTACCCTTTCCAGTTGCCCCAGTTGCCCCAGTTGCAGCTTACCCGCCCAGCCACCgccgccaggccccgccgccCTGCCCCCCGCGCGCGGGGCTCTATGGGTCCTTAACCCTTTGCtaggcccggacgcctgggtcccccgATGCCCAAGTCCTCCGCCTCCGCCACTCTGGGTGCCTGGGTgcctcccggacgcctgggtccccagCCGCGGGGGCTGGGAAGAGGGGCAGCCATGGCCGAGGACCCCAGGGTCCACAGGGCCGGGCCACCCATGCAGGATGCCCGCGGGTGCTGGGCCACCCCGGCTGGGGGGCCACTGAGGGCTGCTGttgccccctcccccagccAGGGGGAGGGGACATCTAGATCCAAGTCCCCAGGGTGGGGACAACTCACATGGGTGCTTCCACGGTGGGATCGACCCTCCTTGGTGTCCCCAGGGTGCTGACACCCACTGTGGTGTCCTTAGGGTAGTGACACCCACATGGGTGTCCCCAGAGTGAGAGCATCCCTCCTTGGTGTCCCCCAGGGTGGTGACACCAACGTGGGTGTCCCAGAATAAGGACATCCTTCCTCGGTGTCCCTCAGGATGGTGACACCAATGTAGGTGTCCCTGAATAAGGACATCCCTCCTCGGTGTCCCCCGGGGTGGAGACACCAATGTGGGTGTCCCAGAATAAGGACATCCCTCCTCGGTGTCCCCTGGGGTGGAGGCATTCTTTCTTGGTGTCCCCAGAGATGGTGACAGCCACATCAGTGTTCCCAGATTGGGGAAACCCACGTAGATGTCCCCAGGTTAGGGACATCCCTGCTTGGTGTCCCCAGGGGTGATAACACCCACATCTATGTCCTGAAGGTCCACGCATCCTTCCTAGGTGTCCCTGGGGTGGTGACACCCACGCGGGTTTCCTCGGATTGGGGACATCCCTCCTTGGTGTTCCCAGCCTGGGGACACCTGTTTTGGTGTCAACGGGGTGGTGACACCCATATGGCTGTCCCTGAGGTGAGGATGTGCCCTGAGGTGTCTCCAGGGTGGGGGCACCCAGCTGAATATCAGTGTGATGGGTGACACCCATATGGGTGCCCCAGGGTGGGGACAGCCACAGCGGAGGTCCCGGGACTGGCCCCTGCTGTGGGGTGATGAGAACCAACCCCAAGGACCGACCCTCTCCCCAGGACTGACCCCGCTGTGGGGTGACAGGGACCGACCCCCCAGGACTGACCCTCTCCCTGGGACTGACCCCACTGGGGGGTGACAGGGACTGACCCCCCCAGGACCGACCCTCTCCCTGGGACTGACCCCACTGGGGGGTGACAGGGACCAACCGCCAGGCCCgaccctctccccagcactgACCCTCTCCCCGGGACTGACCCCACTGGGGGGTGACAGGGACTGACCCCCCAGGACCGACCCTCTCCCCAGGACTGACCCCGCTGTGGGGTGACAGGGACTGAACCCCCAGGACCGACCCTCTCCCCAGGACTGACCCTCCTGTTGTGTGACAGGGACTGACCCCCAGGACCGACCCTCTCCCCAGGACTGACCCCTCTGTGGGGTGACAGGGACTGACCCCCCCCAGGACAGACCCTCTCCCCAGGACTGACCCTGCTGTGGGGTGACAGGGACTGACCCCCAGGACTGACCCTCTCCCCAGGACTGACCCCGCTGTGGGGTGACAGGGACTGACCCCCCCAGGACCGACCCTCTCCCCAGGACTGACCCTGCTGTGGGGTGACAGGGACTGACCCCCAGGACCGACCCTCTCCCCGGGACTGACCCCTCTGTGGGGTGACAGGGACCGACCCCCCAGGACTGACCCTCTCCCCAGGACCAACCCCCTCCCCAGACTGACCCCCAGGCCGACCCTCTCCCCGGGACCGACCCCCCGGTACTGACCCTCTCCCCAGGACTGACCCCACTGTGGGGTGACAGGGACTGACCCCCCAGGACTGACCCTCTCCCCAGGACTGAACCCGCTGTGGGGTGACAGGGACTGACCCCCCCAGGACTGACCCTCTCCCCAGAACCAACCTCCCTCCCCCGACTGACCCCCAGGCCGACCCTCTCCCCAGGAccgaacccccccccccccccggtacTGACCCTCTCCCTGGGACCGACCCTCTCCCCAGGACTGACACTCCACCCCCCTGGACCGATGTTCTCCCCGGCGACCAACCGTCCTAGTACCGACCCTCTCCCTGGAACCGATCCCCAGACCCACCCCCTCCCCAGGgccgagccccccccccggacTGACCTTCTCCCCAGGACTGCCCTCACCCCCAGACCGACCCTCTCCCCAGGaccaagcccccccccccgactgACCCTCTCCCCAGGaccgccccctcccccctcgGACTGATGTCTCCCCCCAGTCCCCCCCTGGTTACTCTGCTGGTCCCCCCTTCTTCGGTGCCCCCTCCCCTCggtccctccccccccccggtgcccctccccttcccctcggttctccctccctcccgcccccccccccccccggggccccgccgcctccccccccggtgcgggcggggcgcggagcccccccccgcccgcttCCGCCGCAGCCGGCTCGGCCCGGACACGGGGCAGGGCCCACCCGAGGTACTGGGGGagactgggagcactggggggACTGGGGAGAACCGGGGGGGACTGGGGgaactgggagggactgggggaaCTGGGGAGGACTTGAGAGGCTGGGAGGCATCGGGAGGACTTGGGGAACTGGGAGGGAGTGGAGGGACTGGAGAGGCTGGGAGGTACTGGGGGGGGGCGACTGAGGgaactgggagggactgggggaaTGGAGGGACTGGGAGGCACAGAGGGGAActgggggagcagggagggacgggggaaagagagaaactgggagggactgggaggcACCAGGGCGTACTGGGGGCACTGAGAGGCACCAGAATGAACTGAGGGAAGGGGAGGCACTGGGGGAGACTGGGATGCTTGGGAGGAACTGAGGGGACTGGGGAGACTGGGAGTACTGGGATCCCCAGGGAACGGGCACTGAGAGCTCGGGGCAGGGGGGCACTGGGGATTACTGGGAACGTTGGGGATGACTGGGGAACTGGGAGGTTACCAGGAGAATCGTGGAGGGCACTGGAAGTACTGGGGGGATCTTGTGGTGGCTACTGGGAGTGACTGGGAGGGGAGGTACTGAGAGTGCTCAGGATGCCTGGAAGGTTAGTGGGAGcgctggggtggggagggagagggtgATTGGgagcactggaggtgatggaGGGGTACTGGGAGCACAGGGGCTTCCTGGGAGCACTGGGGTGACAGGGGGTGACCAGAGAGGTTCTAGAAACAGTGGGGGTGACTGGGAAGTTACTGGGAGCACTGAGGCTGAGGGGGAATTATGGGAGGAGGGTTACTGGTAGAACTGGGAACGTGAGTGGTG
This genomic window from Rhea pennata isolate bPtePen1 chromosome 21, bPtePen1.pri, whole genome shotgun sequence contains:
- the LOC134149796 gene encoding zinc finger protein 70-like, whose amino-acid sequence is MGEKPNACPYCGKGFRRSSHLTRHLGTHGGGAAAPERAGTPPPAPRPYACERCGKAFGRSAHLARHRETHSGERPYRCGCCGKAFRRSAHLTRHRGTHTGERPFACGLCGKAFTRAAHLTRHRLTHTGERPFACGDCGKSFARAAHLTRHRTTHTGERPHKCTGCGKAFAAAAHLLRHQRTHRA